One genomic window of Solanum stenotomum isolate F172 chromosome 9, ASM1918654v1, whole genome shotgun sequence includes the following:
- the LOC125876913 gene encoding protein DOG1-like 3, which produces MSFQRFYDTWFDQLKEIVRQLSEVPRPATSDQHRELHQQLVQKVVSHIYEYYRVKSLAAKNDILSVYSAPWSTSLERSLHWIAGWRPTTAFHLIYTESSILFESHIIDILRGLRYGDLGDLSPDQLARVSELQCEAVQEENSITDEFNDWQDSASEILGLMGDIEGKMEKLVEILEKADKLRMKTIENLVELLTPQQAIEFLISSAHLQFGIRRWGINHDRQRENP; this is translated from the exons atGAGCTTCCAGCGTTTCTACGATACATGGTTTGATCAACTGAAAGAAATCGTACGCCAACTGAGCGAAGTTCCCCGCCCCGCCACCAGTGACCAACACCGTGAATTGCACCAACAACTCGTTCAAAAAGTTGTGTCCCATATCTACGAGTACTATCGAGTTAAATCCTTAGCTGCAAAAAATGATATCCTCTCCGTTTACTCCGCCCCATGGTCTACATCTCTTGAACGTTCTCTCCATTGGATCGCCGGATGGCGACCGACCACCGCTTTTCACCTTATTTACACTGAATCCAGCATTTTGTTTGAATCTCACATTATCGATATTCTCCGTGGCCTCCGATACGGAGATCTCGGTGATCTATCGCCGGATCAACTCGCTCGCGTTAGCGAACTTCAATGTGAAGCTGTTCAGGAAGAAAATTCTATCACTGACGAATTCAACGACTGGCAG GATAGTGCAAGTGAGATACTTGGTTTGATGGGAGACATAGAAGGGAAGATGGAGAAGCTAGTTGAGATTTTGGAGAAGGCGGATAAACTGAGGATGAAGACGATAGAGAATTTAGTAGAACTACTAACGCCACAGCAAGCAATTGAATTTCTTATATCATCGGCGCATTTGCAATTCGGAATCCGTAGATGGGGAATCAATCATGATCGTCAAAGAGAAAATCCATGA